Proteins encoded in a region of the Streptomyces violaceoruber genome:
- a CDS encoding GntR family transcriptional regulator, protein MTEASTPMPRGLFADDALPLYERTAARLLDDLRAAAARPGDRLPSERAMVTRYAVSRVTLRAALAQLEARGVVRPSSSRGWFVAEPGLFPETVTAPASTVPQVQGFADYAEANGLRTASKVLSATVRPATVAEAEQLRIAPGADLFDLHRLRFLDGLLVVLEHNRLPLSACPALADADFSTASLYATLRAADPPQLPRVADYSVEARHPTAREMELLEIGATMPMLVATQLTSNQEGRPIELTVQVYRGDRYRFRASITNQT, encoded by the coding sequence ATGACCGAAGCGAGTACGCCGATGCCCAGGGGCCTCTTCGCCGACGACGCCCTCCCGCTGTACGAGCGCACGGCCGCGCGGCTCCTCGACGACCTGCGTGCCGCCGCCGCCCGCCCCGGTGACCGGCTGCCCTCCGAGCGGGCCATGGTCACTCGGTACGCCGTCTCGCGCGTGACGCTGCGGGCCGCCCTCGCCCAGCTGGAGGCGCGAGGCGTCGTACGGCCGTCGTCGTCGCGCGGGTGGTTCGTCGCCGAACCCGGCCTGTTCCCCGAAACGGTGACGGCGCCGGCCTCGACCGTCCCCCAGGTCCAGGGATTCGCCGACTACGCCGAGGCCAACGGTCTGAGGACGGCCAGCAAGGTGCTCTCCGCCACCGTCCGCCCGGCCACCGTGGCGGAGGCCGAGCAGCTCCGGATCGCCCCGGGCGCCGACCTCTTCGACCTCCACCGGCTGCGCTTCCTGGACGGCCTGCTGGTCGTGCTGGAGCACAACCGGCTGCCGCTGTCGGCCTGCCCGGCCCTGGCCGACGCCGACTTCAGCACCGCCTCGCTGTACGCCACCCTGCGCGCCGCCGACCCGCCGCAGCTTCCCCGGGTCGCCGACTACTCGGTCGAAGCCCGCCACCCGACGGCACGGGAGATGGAGCTGCTCGAGATCGGGGCGACCATGCCGATGCTGGTCGCGACCCAGCTGACCTCCAACCAGGAGGGCCGCCCGATCGAACTGACCGTCCAGGTCTACCGGGGGGACCGCTACCGGTTCCGGGCCTCCATCACCAACCA
- a CDS encoding thymidine kinase yields MPELVFFSGTMDCGKSTLALQIEHNRSARGLAGMIFTRDDRAGEGKLSSRLGLVTDAVEVGDGQDLYAHVVDHLSQGGRVDYVIADEAQFLAPDQIDQLARVVDDLDVDVYAFGITTDFRSKLFPGSQRLVELADRVEVLQVEALCWCGARATHNARTVGGVMVVEGAQVVVGDVAQSPDEIGYEVLCRRHHRRRMTSATARAAALSPDVLPVTAT; encoded by the coding sequence ATGCCCGAGCTGGTGTTCTTCTCCGGAACGATGGACTGCGGGAAGTCGACACTGGCTCTCCAGATCGAGCACAACCGCTCGGCGCGCGGACTGGCCGGCATGATCTTCACCCGCGACGACCGTGCGGGCGAGGGCAAGCTCTCCTCCCGCCTCGGCCTCGTCACCGACGCGGTCGAGGTCGGGGACGGCCAGGACCTGTACGCCCACGTCGTCGACCACCTCTCGCAGGGCGGCCGGGTGGACTACGTGATCGCGGACGAGGCGCAGTTCCTCGCGCCGGACCAGATCGACCAGCTCGCGCGCGTGGTCGACGACCTCGACGTCGACGTGTACGCCTTCGGCATCACCACCGACTTCCGCTCCAAGCTCTTCCCGGGCTCCCAGCGGCTGGTGGAACTCGCCGACCGGGTCGAGGTGCTCCAGGTCGAGGCCCTGTGCTGGTGCGGAGCCCGCGCCACGCACAACGCCCGCACCGTGGGCGGCGTCATGGTCGTCGAGGGCGCCCAGGTGGTCGTCGGGGACGTCGCCCAGTCCCCCGACGAGATCGGCTACGAGGTGCTGTGCCGCCGCCACCACCGCAGGCGGATGACGAGCGCCACGGCGCGGGCGGCGGCGCTCTCGCCGGACGTGCTGCCGGTCACCGCCACGTGA
- a CDS encoding glycoside hydrolase family 36 protein yields the protein MTDVNRRSVLKVALGGAGLAAFPSVALGATPAAAAPHRGPDLVGVGDTSITLEFDDRLRSRVALRGVDVTRFDAGEALLVDGGAIDAFTYGGHETRRTRHSRHGAGVRVTVWGESATGVRKTVELTSFQRLTGMIVMKVTYTNGTGAPLAVTGWRSGAHELLEVPGGFHTFSGTTYEDRRDWVRPMTDGFVQENSLGMDASDYGGGTPVATVWRPGAGLSVGHVEPVPRMLRLPVRRTAGGASLAVEGDTPVTLRPGRRLTTDTTFLTALPGDHFAPLQRYRDYMSDIGRRAPRTPEPALEPMWCAWGYERDFTVEQVVATLPKVREVGLKWAVLDDGWQTNEGDWELDPRKFPRGAPDMRAFTRQIRDAGLRPRLWWAPLAADPESSLYRDHSDMLLLDREGNKQRVSWWDAWTLCPAYRPTVDYFVGQVKRFIGDWGYEGLKIDGQHLNAVTPCYNPAHGHARPEESTEGLARFWKAVYEAAHEANRDAVVELCPCGTAFAFHNLPYVDQYPSSDPLSSYQVRTKGKTMKALMGRGSSYSGDHVELSDGGDDFASSYGVGAVLSTKFTYPAGPDEGIVLTPERETLWRRWVNLYEENMLSTGEYRGELYDIGFDKPEAHVVAKGATLHYAFYAGRWDGTVELRGLGRGRYRLTDPFNGTSLGTVDARHNTVELAFERFQLIVAEHIG from the coding sequence ATGACGGATGTGAACCGGCGCAGCGTGCTGAAGGTGGCGCTGGGAGGTGCCGGCCTGGCCGCCTTCCCCTCGGTGGCCCTGGGCGCCACACCCGCGGCCGCGGCCCCGCACCGCGGCCCCGACCTCGTCGGGGTCGGCGACACCTCCATCACCCTGGAGTTCGACGACCGGCTGCGCAGCCGGGTGGCGTTGCGGGGCGTCGACGTCACCCGCTTCGACGCCGGCGAGGCCCTGCTGGTGGACGGCGGGGCGATCGACGCGTTCACGTACGGCGGGCACGAAACCCGCAGGACCCGGCATTCCCGGCACGGCGCAGGCGTGCGCGTGACCGTCTGGGGCGAGTCCGCGACCGGAGTCCGCAAGACGGTGGAGCTGACCTCCTTCCAGCGCCTGACCGGGATGATCGTGATGAAGGTGACCTACACCAACGGGACCGGTGCCCCGCTGGCGGTCACCGGATGGCGCAGCGGGGCCCACGAACTCCTGGAGGTTCCCGGCGGCTTCCACACCTTCTCGGGAACCACGTACGAGGACCGTCGCGACTGGGTGCGGCCGATGACGGACGGATTCGTCCAGGAGAACTCGCTGGGGATGGACGCCTCCGACTACGGCGGCGGCACCCCCGTGGCGACCGTGTGGCGGCCGGGGGCCGGTCTCTCCGTCGGGCACGTCGAACCCGTGCCCAGGATGCTGCGCCTGCCGGTACGCAGGACGGCCGGCGGAGCGAGCCTCGCCGTCGAGGGCGACACCCCCGTGACCCTGAGGCCGGGGCGGCGCCTGACCACCGACACCACGTTCCTGACCGCCCTGCCGGGCGACCACTTCGCACCGCTCCAGCGCTACCGCGACTACATGAGCGACATCGGCCGGCGTGCGCCCAGGACGCCCGAACCGGCTCTGGAACCCATGTGGTGTGCCTGGGGCTACGAGCGGGACTTCACCGTCGAGCAGGTCGTCGCCACGCTCCCCAAGGTGCGTGAGGTCGGCCTCAAGTGGGCGGTGCTCGACGACGGCTGGCAGACCAACGAGGGCGACTGGGAGCTGGACCCGCGGAAGTTCCCGCGGGGCGCGCCGGACATGCGGGCCTTCACCCGGCAGATCCGGGACGCCGGCCTGCGGCCGCGCCTGTGGTGGGCTCCGCTGGCGGCGGACCCGGAGAGCAGCCTGTACCGGGACCACTCCGACATGCTCCTGCTGGATCGTGAGGGCAACAAGCAGCGCGTGAGCTGGTGGGACGCCTGGACCCTGTGCCCCGCGTACCGGCCGACGGTGGACTACTTCGTCGGGCAGGTGAAGCGGTTCATCGGCGACTGGGGATACGAAGGGCTCAAGATCGACGGCCAGCACCTCAACGCCGTCACGCCCTGCTACAACCCGGCACACGGGCACGCCCGCCCCGAGGAGTCGACCGAGGGTCTCGCGCGGTTCTGGAAGGCGGTGTACGAGGCCGCGCACGAGGCGAACCGCGACGCCGTCGTCGAACTCTGCCCCTGCGGCACCGCCTTCGCCTTCCACAACCTCCCCTACGTCGACCAGTACCCGAGCTCGGACCCGCTCTCCTCGTACCAGGTCCGTACGAAGGGCAAGACGATGAAGGCGCTGATGGGCCGGGGCAGCAGCTACTCCGGCGACCACGTCGAACTGAGCGACGGCGGCGACGACTTCGCCTCCAGCTACGGTGTGGGAGCCGTCCTGTCGACGAAGTTCACCTACCCCGCGGGCCCGGACGAGGGGATCGTGCTCACGCCGGAGAGGGAAACCCTCTGGCGCCGGTGGGTGAACCTGTACGAGGAGAACATGCTGTCCACGGGCGAGTACCGGGGCGAGCTGTACGACATCGGTTTCGACAAGCCCGAGGCGCATGTGGTGGCGAAGGGCGCGACCCTGCACTACGCGTTCTACGCCGGGCGGTGGGACGGGACGGTCGAGCTGCGTGGCCTGGGCCGCGGCAGGTACCGCCTGACCGACCCGTTCAACGGCACCTCTCTCGGAACCGTCGACGCCCGGCACAACACCGTGGAGCTGGCCTTCGAACGGTTCCAGCTCATCGTGGCCGAGCACATCGGCTGA